A genome region from Myxococcales bacterium includes the following:
- a CDS encoding serine/threonine protein kinase, whose translation MSRSSLPAAIAAPAWLAPSSEPVAASPMSPTGAPIDAASSGALPPASMAPESTAATADPADGMPKRFGKYTLLRKLAQGGMAELFLAIQRSVAGFEKLIVIKRILPAVSQDTAFIEMLLHEARVAATLSHPNVCQTFDVGQVDGSYFIAMEHVHGEDLRSIVRQMKKRDVNEFPVEHALAIILGMCAGLAYAHEHHDMNGQPLHIVHRDVSPQNVVVTFGGDVKIVDFGIAKSDKRFAEHTKSGKLKGKVPYMSPEQARGEAVDARTDIFATGIMLFELTTGKRLFKGGSEFETLKLICDEEYPLPSQVRSDYPKDLEAIVMRALAKNKDERYPSARAMQRDLEEFVRRHRVGVSSLALHGFMQSLFEDKLAAQKEALSQGKQLADIIDSQHAHASMRPPESTMEFDAFTNGARLVTPSMPAAAHTVTDAVAHGRGARGPWFAVGVGAAVLLAIGAGVLGGLRARHADEALASAAVPARPPARGTLVVTSDPPGASIWLNGDLRTETTPASLELPRGVELDVKLSMADHEQSRHKVTLTDGLPTQEVRAQLRRGSVVLNVVLSPPAADATFTIDGKLAAGPEVADLSSGVEHTVTVSAPGFVDKSVTFTGGPLEKKRLDVALERSPTAVASHDRRPAPSASASAHTAASAATPPPAAAGGVGKLNVGASGGWCNVTVDGKPRGATPAAGIELPAGTHKITCTTAEGKALSATVQVPADGVARYKFSL comes from the coding sequence ATGTCTCGCTCTTCCCTCCCTGCCGCCATCGCCGCACCCGCCTGGCTCGCTCCGTCGAGTGAGCCCGTGGCTGCGTCGCCGATGAGTCCCACCGGCGCGCCCATCGACGCCGCGTCGTCCGGGGCGCTTCCGCCGGCCTCGATGGCTCCGGAGTCGACGGCCGCGACGGCCGACCCCGCAGACGGAATGCCCAAGCGCTTCGGCAAGTACACGCTGCTGCGCAAGCTCGCGCAGGGTGGCATGGCGGAGCTCTTCCTCGCCATCCAGCGCAGCGTCGCGGGCTTCGAGAAGCTCATCGTCATCAAGCGCATCTTGCCCGCCGTGAGCCAAGACACGGCGTTCATCGAGATGCTCCTGCACGAGGCGCGCGTCGCGGCGACGCTCTCCCATCCGAACGTGTGCCAGACGTTCGACGTAGGCCAGGTCGACGGCAGCTACTTCATCGCGATGGAGCACGTCCACGGCGAGGACCTGCGCTCGATCGTGCGGCAGATGAAGAAGCGCGACGTCAACGAGTTCCCCGTCGAGCACGCGCTCGCCATCATTTTGGGCATGTGCGCCGGGCTCGCCTACGCGCACGAGCACCACGACATGAACGGGCAGCCGCTCCACATCGTGCACCGCGACGTGTCGCCTCAGAACGTCGTCGTCACGTTCGGGGGCGACGTGAAGATCGTCGACTTCGGTATCGCGAAGAGCGACAAGCGCTTCGCCGAGCACACGAAGAGCGGGAAGCTGAAGGGCAAGGTCCCTTACATGTCGCCCGAGCAGGCCCGCGGCGAGGCGGTCGACGCCCGCACCGACATCTTCGCCACCGGGATCATGCTGTTCGAGCTGACGACCGGGAAGCGCCTCTTCAAGGGTGGCAGCGAGTTCGAGACGCTCAAGCTCATCTGCGACGAGGAGTACCCGCTGCCATCGCAGGTGCGCTCCGACTACCCGAAGGACCTCGAGGCGATCGTGATGCGCGCGCTCGCCAAGAACAAGGACGAGCGGTACCCGAGCGCGCGGGCCATGCAGCGCGACCTCGAGGAGTTCGTGCGGCGCCACCGCGTGGGCGTGAGCAGCCTCGCGCTCCACGGCTTCATGCAGAGCCTCTTCGAGGACAAGCTCGCGGCGCAAAAGGAGGCGCTCTCGCAGGGCAAGCAGCTCGCGGACATCATCGACTCGCAGCACGCGCACGCATCGATGAGGCCACCCGAGTCCACGATGGAGTTCGACGCGTTCACGAACGGCGCGCGCCTGGTCACGCCGAGCATGCCGGCGGCGGCGCACACGGTCACGGACGCCGTCGCCCACGGCCGCGGCGCGCGGGGCCCGTGGTTCGCCGTGGGCGTCGGGGCGGCCGTGCTGCTCGCGATCGGCGCGGGGGTGCTCGGTGGCCTGCGCGCGCGACACGCCGACGAGGCCCTCGCGAGCGCCGCGGTCCCCGCCCGGCCGCCGGCGCGAGGCACGCTCGTGGTGACGAGCGATCCGCCGGGGGCTTCCATCTGGCTGAACGGCGACCTGCGGACCGAGACCACTCCCGCCTCGCTCGAGCTGCCGCGCGGCGTAGAGCTCGACGTCAAGCTGTCGATGGCCGACCACGAGCAGTCGCGGCACAAGGTCACCCTCACCGACGGCCTGCCCACCCAAGAGGTGCGCGCGCAGCTGAGGCGCGGCTCCGTGGTGCTGAACGTGGTGCTCTCCCCCCCCGCGGCCGACGCCACGTTCACGATCGACGGCAAGCTGGCCGCCGGTCCGGAGGTCGCCGATCTCTCGTCCGGGGTGGAGCACACCGTCACGGTCTCCGCGCCCGGCTTCGTCGACAAGTCGGTCACGTTCACCGGTGGCCCGCTCGAGAAGAAGCGCCTCGACGTCGCCCTCGAGCGGAGCCCCACGGCCGTCGCCTCGCACGACCGCCGCCCAGCGCCGAGCGCGAGCGCGAGCGCGCACACCGCAGCCTCCGCCGCGACGCCGCCCCCTGCCGCGGCGGGTGGCGTGGGCAAGCTGAACGTGGGCGCGAGCGGCGGCTGGTGCAACGTCACGGTCGACGGCAAGCCCCGCGGCGCCACGCCCGCCGCCGGAATCGAGCTGCCCGCCGGAACCCACAAGATCACGTGCACCACCGCCGAGGGCAAGGCGCTCTCGGCGACGGTGCAGGTGCCCGCCGACGGTGTCGCGCGCTACAAGTTTTCCCTTTAA
- a CDS encoding serine/threonine protein kinase → MATVHFARLVGEAGFSRTVAVKRLHPNFAQEQEFVAMLLDEARLVARIRHPNVVPMLDVVREPNELFLVMEYVHGESMSRLIGATRRAGQEVPLAICSAMVIDALNGLHAAHEARNERGEPLGIVHRDVSPQNVIVGVDGATRVLDFGVAKASGRLQSTQNDELKGKLAYMSPQQIMAEAVDRRADVWAASVCLWEALTGMRLFRAEVQATIALKVLNDPIPPPSAYRPECTPALDAVVLRGLSRDLSQRYATARDMAVALERAQQPATPRIVGEWVQELGGEPLLSRASRIEEIESSSGLPSTSTLLATSAETAAAAQPRAPYPSISQSQFEVPASATQARLSLARDQAEQARQGRGRAGLIALAVMIAGGLVAGAVFVTRAPSTTRGPAAGAPGSALPAMTAAPPNTAAVAANSTPSASASAPTAPTAPTASTTPAAKAAPTPARAAPPRPTAKPTATATPAQNRCDPPFTIVDGIKKPKPECL, encoded by the coding sequence ATGGCCACGGTGCACTTCGCGCGTCTCGTCGGCGAGGCGGGGTTCTCGCGCACCGTCGCGGTGAAGCGCCTCCACCCGAACTTTGCGCAGGAGCAAGAGTTCGTCGCGATGCTGCTCGACGAGGCCCGCCTCGTCGCGCGCATTCGGCACCCGAACGTCGTGCCGATGCTCGACGTCGTGCGCGAGCCGAACGAGCTCTTCCTCGTCATGGAGTACGTCCACGGCGAGTCGATGAGCCGGCTCATCGGCGCGACCCGCCGCGCCGGTCAAGAGGTCCCGCTCGCCATCTGCTCGGCGATGGTGATCGACGCGCTGAACGGCCTGCACGCGGCGCACGAGGCCCGCAACGAGCGGGGTGAGCCGCTCGGCATCGTGCACCGCGACGTCTCGCCCCAGAACGTGATCGTGGGCGTCGACGGCGCGACCCGCGTGCTCGATTTCGGGGTCGCGAAGGCGAGTGGAAGACTGCAATCTACACAGAACGACGAGCTCAAAGGGAAGCTCGCGTACATGTCACCGCAGCAGATCATGGCGGAGGCGGTCGATCGGCGCGCCGACGTGTGGGCCGCGTCGGTTTGCCTGTGGGAGGCCCTCACCGGCATGCGCCTCTTCCGCGCGGAGGTGCAGGCGACCATCGCGCTGAAGGTGCTGAACGACCCGATCCCGCCCCCGAGCGCCTACCGGCCGGAGTGCACGCCCGCGCTCGACGCCGTCGTGCTCCGCGGGCTCTCCCGAGACCTCTCGCAGCGCTACGCGACGGCGCGCGACATGGCCGTCGCGCTGGAGCGCGCGCAGCAGCCCGCGACGCCGCGCATCGTGGGCGAGTGGGTCCAAGAGCTCGGGGGCGAGCCACTCCTGTCGCGCGCCTCGCGCATCGAAGAAATCGAGAGCAGCTCGGGTCTGCCGAGCACGTCGACGCTCCTCGCCACGTCGGCCGAGACGGCGGCGGCCGCCCAACCCCGCGCGCCCTACCCCTCCATTTCCCAGTCGCAGTTCGAGGTCCCTGCATCGGCGACCCAGGCCCGGTTGAGCCTCGCGCGCGACCAGGCGGAGCAGGCGCGCCAGGGGCGCGGGCGGGCGGGCCTCATCGCCCTGGCGGTGATGATCGCCGGCGGGCTCGTCGCCGGCGCGGTGTTCGTGACCCGCGCGCCCTCGACGACGCGCGGGCCCGCGGCTGGCGCGCCCGGTTCGGCCTTGCCCGCGATGACCGCGGCGCCCCCCAACACCGCCGCCGTCGCGGCCAACTCCACGCCCTCGGCGTCCGCGAGCGCGCCGACCGCGCCGACCGCGCCGACCGCGTCCACCACGCCCGCCGCGAAGGCGGCCCCCACGCCCGCGCGCGCCGCCCCACCCCGCCCGACCGCCAAGCCCACGGCGACCGCCACCCCCGCGCAGAATCGCTGCGATCCCCCCTTCACGATCGTCGACGGCATCAAGAAGCCGAAACCCGAGTGCCTCTGA
- a CDS encoding tRNA (guanine-N7)-methyltransferase: protein MNPYAECPRLPEGEAVPLRGLVAGEPLELEIGPGRGGFLFERAIAAPTAGLVGLEVRRKWATIVDQRLAKQGLGARCRVFAEDAKLALPRLAPTGGVRRVFMHFPDPWWKKRHEKRLVMGDVFLDQVARLLAPGGELFVQTDVEERAVAYAAAITAHGAFSPAGDVAGSPWLAENPYDARSPREHRAIADGLPVHRMRYTRN, encoded by the coding sequence ATGAACCCCTACGCCGAATGTCCGAGGCTCCCCGAGGGCGAAGCGGTGCCTCTACGGGGCCTCGTGGCTGGGGAGCCGCTCGAGCTCGAGATCGGTCCCGGTCGCGGCGGGTTTCTCTTCGAGCGCGCGATCGCCGCGCCGACGGCGGGGCTCGTCGGCCTCGAGGTGCGCCGCAAGTGGGCGACGATCGTCGACCAGCGCCTCGCGAAGCAGGGCCTCGGGGCGCGCTGCCGGGTCTTCGCGGAGGACGCGAAGCTCGCCCTCCCACGGCTCGCGCCGACGGGCGGCGTGCGCCGAGTGTTCATGCACTTCCCCGACCCCTGGTGGAAAAAACGCCACGAGAAGCGCCTCGTGATGGGCGACGTGTTCCTCGATCAGGTGGCCCGCCTCCTCGCGCCCGGGGGCGAGCTCTTCGTGCAGACCGACGTGGAAGAGCGCGCGGTCGCCTACGCGGCCGCGATCACCGCGCACGGCGCCTTCAGCCCGGCGGGCGACGTGGCCGGCTCGCCCTGGCTCGCGGAGAACCCCTACGACGCGCGGAGCCCGCGGGAGCACCGCGCGATCGCCGACGGACTGCCCGTGCATCGTATGCGGTATACACGTAACTAG